The Panthera leo isolate Ple1 chromosome C2, P.leo_Ple1_pat1.1, whole genome shotgun sequence genome window below encodes:
- the LOC122230138 gene encoding olfactory receptor 5H2-like: protein MGTKNATELKEFVLMGLTYQPEWQIPLFLVFLVIYLITIMGNLGLISLICNEPQLHIPMYFFLGNLAFVDVWLSSTVTPKMLVNFFAKGKMISLSECMIQFFSFVMSATTECFLLATMAYDRYVAICKPLLYPVIMTSRLSMQLLVSSFVGGLLHAIIHTGFLFRLTFCNSNIIHHFYCDIMPLFKISCTDPSINVLIVFIFSGSIQMFTILTVLVSYTSVLFTILKKKSLQDIRKAFSTCGTHLLSVSLYYGPLLFMYVRPVSAQADDQDMMDSLFYTVIIPVLNPIIYSLRNKKVIDSLRKMLKRKA from the coding sequence ATGGGAACTAAAAATGCAACAGAGCTAAAAGAGTTTGTTCTCATGGGACTTACATATCAACCAGAGTGGCAAATTCCTTTGTTCCTGGTATTCCTAGTTATATATCTCATCACCATTATGGGAAACCTTGGTCTGATTTCTCTCATATGCAATGAGCCTCAGCTTCACAtccccatgtactttttccttgGGAATCTGGCATTTGTGGATGTTTGGCTATCATCCACAGTGACCCCTAAGATGTTGGTCAACTTCTTTGCCAAGGGCaagatgatctctctctctgaatgcatgatacaatttttttcctttgtaatgagTGCCACCACAGAATGTTTTCTGCTGGCAACAATGGCATATGATCGATATGTGGCCATATGCAAGCCTTTACTTTATCCAGTAATTATGACCAGTAGACTATCCATGCAGCTATTAGTTTCATCATTTGTAGGTGGACTTCTTCATGCCATAATTCATACAGGCTTTTTATTCAGATTAACGTTCTGTAATTCTAACATAATACATCACTTTTACTGTGACATCatgccattatttaaaatttcttgtactGATCCTTCTATTAATGTTctgatagtatttattttttctggatcAATTCAGATGTTCACCATTCTGACTGTTCTTGTCTCTTACACATCAGTTCTCtttacaatcttaaaaaagaagtctCTACAAGACATAAGgaaagccttctccacctgtggaACCCATCTCTTATCTGTCTCTTTGTACTATGGTCCTCTTCTCTTCATGTATGTGCGCCCTGTATCTGCACAAGCAGATGATCAAGATATGATGGACTCTCTATTTTACACTGTCATAATTCCTGTGTTAAATCCAATTATCTATAgcttgagaaataaaaaagtcatagattcactgagaaaaatgttaaagagaaaagcTTAG